The following DNA comes from Mucilaginibacter jinjuensis.
TCAAAAGGAGCGGTACCGCAAAATTGTGTCCCGTCCGCAACAATAATCAATTCGGGATACTTCACTTTTAACAGTCTTAAAAAATCGAGATCGATCTTTATTCCATTGGAGTACTGTACTAGGCTTAACGCCAGTATATCAGGCTTAAGACGTTCGACAGTATCTAATATATTTACTTCTAATTGCGCATCGATCTCTATATAGGAATACTGATGTCCTCTACTCCTGACCGGATAGCTAATAGATGGATAATCTTCTTTTAATAACAGAAAATGTTTCGGCTGGTCAAGGCCTGCCAGTAGCACATTAAATCCATGTGAAAAATTAGGGACAAGATAAGTACGGCCGACATAGCAATTAAAAAAGTCAGCAATAGTATTTCGGCCCGTTTGCAGGAATTCATCTTTATTTGAACGAAAGAGACTTCCTGTTAATAAAAAGTCCTCGTCGTGTGCAGTTCGCCAGGCAGATAAGTCGTTCGAAAGTATTCCCGAATTAGCTGTATTTAAGTATGTGCATTTCTTGAGTACCGGAAATTGATCTGAAAAATCCATGCGTAAAATTAAATATTAAAAGGAAAGAAATTTCTTTAATTCTTTAGATGATGATTTTATACGAAGTCATTCATTTCCTTCTGTTGACGGAAAGCCATATGAAATTAAATCAATCTAGACGACAAATCTCCCTTATGCTTAGGTGAACATGCCACCATCGTACTTTCCAACCAACTCAATATCGATCTTACTTCATCGTTTAATATTGTCGGCGTTTTCGCGGGATCTTTTACTGTAAGTATTGGAATACTATAGATGCGCTATATTTCCAGACCTCATTCTTGTGCAGTAAATATTGATGCCTTTGCATTTTCTTAAGTACAGCGACAGCTCGTATCATTTCTATTTCGTCGTAAGAAAAGCTTATATTATTTTTGAGGTGGGTTATAAAAGTATCGAACATTCAGGCGAGGTCAAATTGTGTTGATGAAATAGTATTATAATGTATTGCAATAAATGACTTACAGGGATCAAAGACATGCTTAATGTCGTTTGAGATGCCTGTCTATTCGGCGATGAACTGATAGTCGATACCCACACAGACACTTTCGATCGTATTCGCGGATCTGCAGCCAGGTATTTTCGCAGGCGGGTAACAAAAACATCCATGCTTCTGCCAAAAAAAATCATTTTCTTTCCACAATTCCTGAATGATCTGTTCTCTTTGATCAATTGACCGCTGTGCTGATATAAATACAAAAGCAAGTCGGATTCGCTGTGTCAACATTTGCACCTGTGCTCCGTTCTTCAGACGTAATCCCTATTCTCTAAAATGTTCCGTAGGATGCGTTCCAAAGGCTTTCGACCTATATGGAGTGTAACTGGTGTTTCCCGCAGATTCGTCTCAAATTTCCGGCCGGCTTTGGGATAATCATTAAAAGATAGCTGCGCAGGAAATCCGGCATGATGAGTGGTTTGAAGACGTTATCATTTTTTTCCAGCATAGCACTTTCCGATACCGATTTTACACTGGTATACAGCCGATGCTGTTGTCGGTCGAGCACTGCAATGGTTTCATCCAGCAAGCGTTCATCAGAGCGGATGGCTAGCGTTCTCAGTTTCTTCAGGAAAAGCGTCTTGTCAATTTGCCGGGCAGCATAATGGGCGGAGAGCATCAGTATGCCCGATAACACTTGCTCATGAAACCGAAGATAGCGGGTTCTTTTTGGAAACGTTTCGATCCGGGGTGCGACTTCTTTAAAATAATTCTCCCTTGTCAGGTGATAAGTATTACTGACCAGATAAACTGGATCGCGCCCAGCATCATTACTACGATTACACATAAGACCCTTAAATAGCTATTTTTTTTTGCATCACGACGAATGGTATTGAACAGATCTTCCTTTTTCGGCTCCGCGATAGCCGGGTAGTCCCATCGCACGCGGTGTATTTCATAGATCCTTTTCATGCCCTTCAAATAACTAAAGTTTGATCCGGCTATGTCTTAATTGCTTTGCTGCACATCATGTAGTCGTTCCTTTAATAAAGCTGTATATTTTTTAAGTGTTTTCGCTTTGTTCTTTTTTATTTCTTTAAAAACAGCGCTCTGTTCTTGCTCCACCAAATGCTCGGTACCCCAAAGAATGATCTCTACGATGATCGGCAACATGCTAATCCCTTTCTCAGTCAGTACATATTCTTTCTTTAGTTTATTCGCAGCCAAACCTCTTTTGATTATCAGTTCATTTTTTTCCAAAAACTTTAAACGGTTAGCCAGAATATTGGTGGCTATACCCTCCACTGATTCCAGCATTTCGTTATAGGTATACTTTTTCTGAAATATAATATCACGAATGATCAATAGACTCCACTTATCACCTATGAGATCAAGTGTGGTACTTACCGGGCAACGTGTAGATCTTAATGCTTTCATAACGATCACAAAAATAAGTCATTGAATAAAACTACGGTCACGCACCTGTAAAACATCTGTTTATAGGTTCGCAAAAAGCTGAAAATCACTTAATTGCCCTTGGATCCCAGTCTTCTGCGAACCGGTTTTTCAGGTAACCGAATGTATCTTACCGAGGTGCCCGCTTTATCATTGCACGGTAAAAATAGGAAAACCATTTTAAATTTACTTGCAAAAAGCAAGTTTGTATCTAATTTTGAAACTTGCAAAAAGCAAGTTAATTTATTATTTATCTTAAAAATTTAGATCATGAGCAATACACAAAATGGGAACAGACTTCAGGGTAAAGTAGCGCTTATCACCGGAGCCAACAGCGGTATCGGCCTGGCAAGTGCCAAGCGTTTCGTGGCAGAGGGGGCGTATGTTTATATCACCGGCCGCCGCCAAGAACAATTAGATCAGGCTATGGCAGAGATCGGAGAAAATGTGACCGCGATTCGTGGCGACATCAGCAAAATCGCAGACTTGGACCATATTTATTCGGTCATTAAAGCTAAACATGAACATTTAGACATCCTATTCGCCAATGCGGGCTCGGGTAATCTGGAACCGCTGGGCAAGATCACCGAGGCAGACTTTGACCAAACCTTCGGCGTTAACGTGAAAGGCACACTGTTCACTGTTCAAAAAGGACTCCCGTTGTTGAAGTCAGGAAGTTCAATTATCCTGACGGGTTCTACCACCGGTAGCAAAGGAACAGCGGCATTCAGCGTTTACAGTGCCACCAAAGCAGCGGTACGCAACTTTGCCCGTAGCTGGGCAGTCGATCTGAAAGGATCAGGCATTCGTGTAAATGTGTTGTCACCTGGCGCGACCAGTACACCAGGTTTGCTGGACCTGCTGGATTCTACAGGCTTCCAGACCCAGGCCTTGCAAGGTTTCAGCGATACAGCTCCACTTGGCCGTGTTGGTGCCCCTGAAGAGATCGCTTCGGCAGCCTTGTTCCTGGCATCAGACGACAGCAGTTATATGACCGGTAGTGAAATATTTGTTGACGGCGGTCTGGCACAGATATAGCCGCGATAAAAACTAAGGCGCTGCGGGATAGGCTCGATAAACCTATTCTGTAGCGCCACCAACTCATATCTGATACACGAAATAAAAAATCATGAAAATCGAAATAGAACAACAAGCAGGTGCGGCCGAAGGATTGGCTTCCCTGTCATTATACGACGTGGCTTTTACCGTTTCTGACCTGAACAAAGCTACCAACTGGTATGCCAGCGTATTGAACTTCAAACTGGTCAAAACTTCTGCTTTTGATATTCCTACAGGGCAAGCTACTGCGGCGATTATGGAGGGCGCAGGTATCCGGTTGGAATTACTGCATATTCCCGGTGGGAAAAGAATTGAAGCGATGTTTGCGCCGGTTCCCCTTCACCTGATACCTATCGGCAACAAGGCCATCGTATTTCAGGTAGAAGACCTGAAAAAGGCATCCGAAGAATTAGCGGCTAAGGGGATTGGCTTTGTATGGCGCGAACACTACCTGACCGATGGCGGTATGCTTTGTTCCATGATCGAAGATGTGGACGGGAATAAGATCAATATTTTTCAAAGGAATACCACTGTTTAATCCGTGCATCCTCCCCCCCCCAAGAAAAAATGCTATAAAACTAAACAACAAGCACAGACATGATAGCTAATTGTAAACATATCATCGTGTTATTTGGCCTGATAGCCTTAACAACGGTTTCTCAGGGCGCAAAAACAGGTCAAGAAATTACCGGCTCAAATACACCGACGCAGGAGGTCGAAAAACGAAAGGGGATCGCCGTCCAATACTTCAGGTCCATTGATAAAGGAGCTGTAGACAGTACTTTTTTCAATCAGTTCACGGACGACGTGGATTTTTATTTTCCAAAATTCGGTAACGTTAAAGGCAAAAGCGGGATTAGTAAATTTTTCAGGGATGTCGGCAGCAGTATGCGAAGCATCCATCATGATATTCAAAATTTCAAGGTCATCGGCGAAGATAATTACGTGGTTGTTGAAGGCCAGGAAAGTGGCGTGATGAAAGATGGAGTGGTTTGGCCCGACAATAAAGTTTCGCACGGTAGATTTTGCTGTGTATTCGAGTTCCGGGGTGATCTTATCAGCCGTTTTTACATCTATGTAGATCCTGATTTCACTTCCTCTGACCAAGTCAGGATCGACAGATTCAAGCAAAAAGCGGAACAATAATACCATATCAATAATACGATGAAACGGGAAATTTTTTTAAAACTATTATCCACGGGTGCGGTCATGCTTAGTCCGGTTGTCAAAGCTAGCAGTGTGTTCGCCCATTCAAATATCAATCAAATGAAAAGCAACATAACAGCCAAACAATTACTCTTTGGTTACCTCGAAAACATCAATGACGCTGATAAAGTCATTGAATTATTTGCCGATGATGCCGTCATTGAACTGCCTTACCTGAAGAGCCTAGGGATGCCGTGGCAATGGAGGGGCAAGGATGTATTGCATGAATTTCTAAAGGAAATACCGGAAATGTTCCCCGGTTTTGCCTTCAAAGATATACAGATCCATATCGACACGCCGGACCAGGTTTTCGCTGAGTATAGCGTTGATTGTAAAGCCGCTTCCACAGGCCGGCCTTACCAACAAACCTATATGGGCAGACTTGTTGCGAAAGATGGCAAGATCCAACTATTGAGAGAAGCTCTGGATATGGCACAGGTGGCCAAAAGCATGGCTCCCTTTGACTTATCGGACCACCATGAGGGGGCGGTCGCGGGAATCGATCATATCGGTATTAACGTGCCTGATATTGATGCGGCAACCGTCTTTCTGCAAAAAGCCTTTGGTGCGGAAGTTGTTTATGAATCTTACAGCAAAAAACAGTCCCCATTAGAATTCGAAGGTGTTGAGGCTACTTTAAATGTCGCTCTGCACACGAAGTTGTATGCCTGCCGGATGATCAAGATCGGGCATGGACCAAATATCGAATTATTTGAGGTGCATGTTGATGGCCAAAAGCAAGCGATTCTGTCCAGCGATCTTGGATTGCAGCATTTTGCTGTTTACACGGACAACATTAAATCTGCCCTTGAAAAGTTCGCTGCCGCCGGGGGGAAGGTGCTGTCAGAACCTGCCCGGTTGTTATTCCCGCTGGAAACGGGTGCTCAAAATTATTTCTGCTACGCAAGAACTCCTTGGGGCACTTCAGTTGAGTTTATTACCTATCCCGAAGGTATGCCTTATGAGAACGGCACACACCTTCGCAGGTGGAAGGCCGGTCTACCCAACGCCAATTGATCATTAAAACCTGTAAAATTTGGATTTTACTTGGAAGTTTCATTGATAGATATTTCTTTCAGGCGCGATAATCCGTCCTGAAGGAAATATTTGCTAATAAATAAAGTAGGATACTAATGCACCACAGCAAGTGCTAAAAACAATTGATCAGGAGCCAAACGATTTTCTCATGAATCAGGTGGATGCAGTAGGGGATAACGGCAATGCGACGGATGATTTTGTTGCCAGATATATATTCAAGTCCGGTCGTTCCTGATCATCCGATAATCTAACGGCAAAACAAAGCCCGGCCACATATAAAGGCCAGCTTATGGTAGAGAAATATCTAAAATATTCTAAACGTCGATAGGCCAGACCCAAGAAAAGTCATTCTCAGCATAAGACAGCCCACTTTTTGAGTTTGATAAATAAAGCCCCCCATACGATCCGGCGATAAGAAAACACCGTTTAAATAATACATCCGCAAATTCCAGCCACGGAAATAAGTCACAAGACCCTAACCACAAAAGGGCAATTAGATAATTGTTGAGGGCATACTCTGGATATTTCAACGAAACTTAAGCAGTTCGCACTGTAAAGGGTATAGAAGAACTCCTTATGCCTACATATATCAACTATGTTGTTATCAGTAAGTGCAACTTGTACGCTGGTTCGCCGACCACTGCTAGTACGACTACGCCGGAATGAATGGTATAGACTTTTTCAGGTATAATTTAAGATTTTGCTAAACCAAATTAATCCAGCCAACGTGGTAAAATATACTAGACAAGACTTCGGCTCCTTTATTCCGTTCACCAATGTTGAGAGTCGGTCAATTATGATTTTTGCTTTGAGATAATAAAATTGCCTGGTCGCAATCTGATTACGGGCGTGCTCCCGGAGGACCAAGGATAGTGTCCCCCAAATTAATCATGATCTGCATAGCCACCTGCATATCATGTGCTTGTGCCGGACATTCATTAAACCCTGCATCAGGAATCCCAACAGACCGGATTAAATGTGCAAATCCGCTTGGCGACGCAATAGCTAACGCCTTAAAGGATTCAGATGCAGAGTTGTTCACGATTGCGTGCGGAACATTTCTGGGAATAAAGAATGATTGCCCTTGTTTTAAAATTCGCTCATTTCCCGGTGTGAAAATAATCGCTTCGCCTTCTAAAACTATAATTGTCTCAGTATAATTTGCATGAACATGCAATGGAGATTGTGTACCTGGAGGAAAAAGACCTTCAATTAAATCGTAATGTGCATTTGTATCTAGTTCGCTACTTAAAATCTGTTGTTGCGAACCAAATAACCAATAAGTTTTCGTATTCATTTTATAATTTTATGAATGCAAACATACTGGTTGTATGGCCGGATGGACTTAACATATGGTAATAAATGGAAGTAAGGCAATTTTTTCTTTTGCTACAATTATAAAGAGATTCTGTCGTTAGGATTCCCTATGTATGACCATCTACTTCAAAATATTCTTAAGCATCGAATTATACCAAAAGATGAACAAGTCTTAATTGCGAATTCATTCTCTATAAAAAGATTTAAATCAAGTGATTGGCTTATTAAGCCAGGGACGATCGCCCGGCAATTGTTTTTTATTAACAATGGCGTTTTAAAAATAACTCTTCCACATCCTCACAATAAGGATGTAGTTTATTTTTTTCTTAAAGAACATCAATTTATGACCTTCCTTTACAGTATGTATGGTAATGTGCCAGCGGTGCAAGGATTGCAAGCCGCCTGTGTGGCCGAGGTAATGATGATCAATTACGAGCAGCTAACTGACCTCTATCGGCAACTACCTTACCTACGAGCGTTGATCGACGAAATTGCGCAGCTTTCTATGGCTGAGATGGTCACTATAAAAAACGTTTATATGTTCGGAGAGGCATCCGATAAATACCAAAATTTTTTGCAACGTCAGCCAGATGTGGCTAAGCGGGTTGCATTAAATGATATTGCATCGTATTTAGGCATCACGCCGCAATCATTGAGCAGGATACGAAGAAGCATTACCAATTCGAAAGTTATATTTTAATATTTAACGCCACATTTGTTACGAAAGTCAATAATAAATGGAAAAACCTAAATCTTACAATTAGAGGATTTTGACTTGCTTGGGTATTGTTGTCGTCGAGATCGCAGGATGGATATCCGTCGTTAGCATGACTTTTTGATTCAGGATTTTGGAGTCATATCCAATGGAGATATAAGCTCTTTTATCTATAAAATCGGCTTATATCTAACATCAAAATCTAATGTAACCCTATTTATCTTAGGTGAACGTCCGGTAAACCGTTTATTGTTCGGCTCAAAAAATTTTAAGTTAAATAACGCTGCTTTTCTTCTTAATCAGACTTGAAAAGGTTTGTCTGATAAAGCCATTTGACACTGCTATCCAAGTTAATAGCTCGAAAAAAATAAAATATTTCGGTATCACGCTTAAAAATGTTAAAGCCAATGCTTCCGCCAGCCGCATGGTGCTAACTGTGCACATTCCCAGAGAAAATACCAATGACCAGTAGCTGGCATCGTAACCAACCGCGTTTATTGGTATGCTGATCTTTTTAGATACATGTTTCCAAATACCCAGCAAAATCAATAAAAGTATCCACCAAGTGCCGGCAGCCGGAAAGAGTATCGCCATCCCTTTTAGGAAGGAAAGCAACTCCTTAATTAATGGGGATTTATCTGCTGAAAAAATAAGCATGGAAGCTGCTTTTAATAACATCGCGGGAAGGTCGCTGACTATTCCCTGGCTCGAATGGTGGTTTATGCCGGTCGTACTGCTTGCTACCGCATACCGTGGGTATGCTTGCCGGTCTTTATCCGGCCTTTTATCTTTCAGGTTTCAGACCCGGACAGGTATTAAAGGGCGCCATCAGCACCGGCTGCAAAAGCCCGGTATCGCGCAATGGATTGGTGGTTTTCCAGTTCGCAGCCTCTATTATATTGATCATCAGCACGGTGGTGATCTATAACCAGATGCATTTTATCTTAAACCGTAAGGCGGGGTTTCACAAAGACCAGGTAATGGTATTACAGGGCACCAACACCCTGGACAAACAGCACATTCAGTCCTTTAAAACAGAATTGACTAAAATTGCAGCGGTCAAAAGCGCCTCCATCAGCGATTATCTGCCCATAAACGGTGCCGCGCATAATGGAATCCTTTTTTCAAAGAAAAGGCGTGAAAAGCTTGACCCGGCCGTTTTGGGGCAAATGTGGCAGGTAGGCGATACCTACCTGCAAACCCTTGGTATCAAGCTCCTTGAAGGCCGGAATTTCTCTTATGAGCTGGCTGATGATACCGCCGGAAGATCCATTATCATCAATCAAAAAATGGCCTGGGCACTGGGTTTGAAAAAACCTGTAGGCGCACATATTATAACGGTGGTATTTTTACGGTTATCAGCGTAGTACAGGATTTTAATCTTGAGTCGATGCGCGGGGGAGATCAGCCCGGTTGCATTGCATTTCAGCCTGAGCACCGCTATGATGACCGTAAAGCTCCGCGACGGCGACCTGCAACAGGCGGTTACGCGGCTATCGACCTTATGGAAAACCTATTCCCAACCAACCTATACGCTATACTTTCCTGGATGAAGAGTTTGCCCGGATGTATGCGATGTCACCCGTACAGGACAACTATGTACCTGCTTTGCCGTACTGGCTATCATTATATATAGCCTGCCTGGTTTTATTTGCCCTCTCCGCTTTTATGGCCGAGCAGCGCAGCAAGGAGATTGGCATCCGTAAAGTGTTAGGCGCCAGTGTAAAGGGTATTACCACTTTGCTGTCCGTAAAATTCATTAAGCTGGTATTCATCGCTATCCTGATCGCGTCGCCTATAGCCCGGTTTGCCATGCATCAATGGTTGCAGGACTTTGCCTACCGGGTTACCATCAGCTGGTTGGTGTTTGCCCTTGCCGGATTTGTCTCTATATTCATTGCCCTGTTAACCGCTAGCTTCCAGTCCATTAAAGCAGCACCGGCCAACCAGTGAAAAGTTTACGATCGGAATAAGACATACCAGTTTTCCATGATTATTGATTACAGGTGGCTTCTACTTTTGAAATTTTCGGACTGCCTTTTATAGTCATGCGCCATCATCAATGGCAGGTGTGCCATGAATGTACTATGGGGTTCAGAGATACTATTTTTATGCCTAGGCATTATTTTGCACGGCGTATAAACGTCTAAAAGCAGTCATGCTAACGTTCGGTTGTGTTATAGGTTGTGTGATCATTTTGATATATTCGTCTGCTTATCAATTGCCTATAATATAAGAACTTGGATTAATTTTGGCTTTAATTTGAAAGGATATAATTTGCATATCGGTCTTTATGAGCTGGCTTTGCTGGGAACAGTGTTCGTAGGCCTCGCTTTCAGCGTGTTACTATTACTTACGAAAAAAGGTAACGAGGCGGCAAACCGCATCCTCGGATTGATTTTAATTGTTATGGTCATGGAAATGATCCGGGCTTTATACATTGACGTTCAACCGAAACTACCAATATTTTCGCTGGCCCTAGGTCCGCTGATCCGTTTTTATGTCAGAAGTATAACCAGACTGAACCCTAAATTCCGTTTCAGAAGCCTGCTTCACTTCTGTCCCTTGCTATTATCAGCAATTATAGACGTTCTTTATACGCCAAGTTTTCCCGGCCTTACACCGGTGTTCCGATTAATAGTGTTTATTTCGGATTTCATCTATGGCTATGCCGCCCATAAGCAAATAGAAGACTTTTCACGAGGGCTGAAATTTAATGGGAGCGACCGTTACCGGCTTAAATTGCGGTGGCTGAAAAAACTGTTGAAAGTCTTCGCCATTTTATGGCTGTCGCTGATACCCTTTACGATCATCGGATATCCTGATCCTGTATATTTTCTTCTAACCACCCTGGCGATAGGCACGGCCGGAATGTCAATCTTAAGGCCTGAAATCAACGCGCCCGCAGATGATCCATATTTTTTGAAGTTGCCATCACCCGATGATGTGAAGTACAAAGCCGACTGGCTGAAAAGAAGGGTAAAGAATGAAGGTTATTATAGCGACCCAGAACTCAGCCTGACCTCACTGGCTGGAAAGCTCGGGCTGACGACCCACGAATTGTCCCGCATCATTAACACGGTGCTCAAAAAAAGTTTTAATGATTTTATCAATCAATATCGTGTAGCTGATGTAGCCCGCAAAATGAAAGACCCGCCTTTTGATCAGCTTACCCTGCAGGGAATTGCTTACGACGGCCGGTTTTAACTCGCCCAGTACCTTCCACCGGGCATTCAAACAAGTGACGGGGAAAACTCCTGCGGAATATAAAAAAGAACTGTCA
Coding sequences within:
- a CDS encoding aminotransferase class V-fold PLP-dependent enzyme; amino-acid sequence: MDFSDQFPVLKKCTYLNTANSGILSNDLSAWRTAHDEDFLLTGSLFRSNKDEFLQTGRNTIADFFNCYVGRTYLVPNFSHGFNVLLAGLDQPKHFLLLKEDYPSISYPVRSRGHQYSYIEIDAQLEVNILDTVERLKPDILALSLVQYSNGIKIDLDFLRLLKVKYPELIIVADGTQFCGTAPFDFENSGIDVLIASGYKWLLGGYGNGFVLLTKQASEKLYINEKRASLPAEGFLNNRNTLSLYFEPGHLDTLNFGSLFNAVTYLQDLGIENVANRICQVAFKARQAFIDRDLLSAAVKNRKDHSNIFNLMLPSSIIRELQGQNIIFSSRGMGIRVSFHFYNSEQDLKKLLEIIDR
- a CDS encoding winged helix-turn-helix transcriptional regulator is translated as MKALRSTRCPVSTTLDLIGDKWSLLIIRDIIFQKKYTYNEMLESVEGIATNILANRLKFLEKNELIIKRGLAANKLKKEYVLTEKGISMLPIIVEIILWGTEHLVEQEQSAVFKEIKKNKAKTLKKYTALLKERLHDVQQSN
- a CDS encoding SDR family oxidoreductase produces the protein MSNTQNGNRLQGKVALITGANSGIGLASAKRFVAEGAYVYITGRRQEQLDQAMAEIGENVTAIRGDISKIADLDHIYSVIKAKHEHLDILFANAGSGNLEPLGKITEADFDQTFGVNVKGTLFTVQKGLPLLKSGSSIILTGSTTGSKGTAAFSVYSATKAAVRNFARSWAVDLKGSGIRVNVLSPGATSTPGLLDLLDSTGFQTQALQGFSDTAPLGRVGAPEEIASAALFLASDDSSYMTGSEIFVDGGLAQI
- a CDS encoding VOC family protein; the protein is MKIEIEQQAGAAEGLASLSLYDVAFTVSDLNKATNWYASVLNFKLVKTSAFDIPTGQATAAIMEGAGIRLELLHIPGGKRIEAMFAPVPLHLIPIGNKAIVFQVEDLKKASEELAAKGIGFVWREHYLTDGGMLCSMIEDVDGNKINIFQRNTTV
- a CDS encoding nuclear transport factor 2 family protein, with amino-acid sequence MIANCKHIIVLFGLIALTTVSQGAKTGQEITGSNTPTQEVEKRKGIAVQYFRSIDKGAVDSTFFNQFTDDVDFYFPKFGNVKGKSGISKFFRDVGSSMRSIHHDIQNFKVIGEDNYVVVEGQESGVMKDGVVWPDNKVSHGRFCCVFEFRGDLISRFYIYVDPDFTSSDQVRIDRFKQKAEQ
- a CDS encoding nuclear transport factor 2 family protein → MKREIFLKLLSTGAVMLSPVVKASSVFAHSNINQMKSNITAKQLLFGYLENINDADKVIELFADDAVIELPYLKSLGMPWQWRGKDVLHEFLKEIPEMFPGFAFKDIQIHIDTPDQVFAEYSVDCKAASTGRPYQQTYMGRLVAKDGKIQLLREALDMAQVAKSMAPFDLSDHHEGAVAGIDHIGINVPDIDAATVFLQKAFGAEVVYESYSKKQSPLEFEGVEATLNVALHTKLYACRMIKIGHGPNIELFEVHVDGQKQAILSSDLGLQHFAVYTDNIKSALEKFAAAGGKVLSEPARLLFPLETGAQNYFCYARTPWGTSVEFITYPEGMPYENGTHLRRWKAGLPNAN
- a CDS encoding cupin domain-containing protein, coding for MNTKTYWLFGSQQQILSSELDTNAHYDLIEGLFPPGTQSPLHVHANYTETIIVLEGEAIIFTPGNERILKQGQSFFIPRNVPHAIVNNSASESFKALAIASPSGFAHLIRSVGIPDAGFNECPAQAHDMQVAMQIMINLGDTILGPPGARP
- a CDS encoding Crp/Fnr family transcriptional regulator: MYDHLLQNILKHRIIPKDEQVLIANSFSIKRFKSSDWLIKPGTIARQLFFINNGVLKITLPHPHNKDVVYFFLKEHQFMTFLYSMYGNVPAVQGLQAACVAEVMMINYEQLTDLYRQLPYLRALIDEIAQLSMAEMVTIKNVYMFGEASDKYQNFLQRQPDVAKRVALNDIASYLGITPQSLSRIRRSITNSKVIF
- a CDS encoding ABC transporter permease — protein: MSPVQDNYVPALPYWLSLYIACLVLFALSAFMAEQRSKEIGIRKVLGASVKGITTLLSVKFIKLVFIAILIASPIARFAMHQWLQDFAYRVTISWLVFALAGFVSIFIALLTASFQSIKAAPANQ